Proteins encoded by one window of Novosphingobium sp. P6W:
- a CDS encoding PDZ domain-containing protein produces MERKKKPASAFCRLVMAVVACSWGSIPSSAAESEQWPLALRSQISRLTDVGYRLGAVAAPACFLTAAGTGISIDYLEAYGAKDRPAVAAILGMTDAPQIAAVAQGSPAERAGIQPGDDIVAINGIPVGMLRSTSSDTSLFADELEYRLAATPKGSMVKLNLKRKGVAMKIELLPTIICATRFVVKTGLGVTAFSDGTNIAISSRLIEFADNDDELALIAAHELGHVIGRDGKADNLAERRRMEDRADLLGVRLSHCAGYNPEMGVQFWIRRDAGDWLRLFRDPTHRSRKSRVALMRKEIAMLACPFSASFVSASF; encoded by the coding sequence ATGGAACGCAAAAAAAAACCTGCTAGTGCCTTTTGCCGCCTCGTTATGGCTGTTGTTGCCTGTTCATGGGGTTCCATTCCAAGCTCTGCAGCTGAAAGTGAGCAATGGCCACTAGCTTTACGATCTCAGATTTCGCGCTTGACGGACGTTGGGTATCGGCTTGGCGCTGTAGCTGCCCCAGCATGTTTTCTAACTGCCGCTGGCACTGGTATAAGCATCGATTATCTCGAAGCTTATGGAGCTAAAGATCGACCGGCCGTTGCAGCAATTTTAGGTATGACGGATGCTCCGCAAATCGCGGCGGTTGCACAAGGAAGTCCGGCAGAGCGAGCAGGCATTCAGCCCGGAGATGATATTGTTGCGATCAATGGCATTCCCGTTGGCATGTTGCGATCGACCTCTTCTGACACATCGCTTTTTGCAGACGAATTAGAGTATAGACTTGCTGCTACTCCAAAAGGATCGATGGTTAAACTTAATCTAAAGAGGAAAGGAGTAGCGATGAAAATTGAATTATTGCCAACTATTATCTGCGCTACTCGTTTTGTGGTTAAGACTGGACTTGGTGTCACAGCGTTCAGTGACGGAACTAACATAGCAATTTCAAGTAGATTGATTGAATTTGCAGATAATGACGATGAATTGGCCCTCATTGCTGCCCATGAGCTTGGCCACGTTATTGGCCGAGATGGCAAAGCAGATAATTTGGCGGAACGGCGCCGCATGGAAGATCGTGCCGATTTGCTGGGCGTGAGGCTTTCGCATTGTGCAGGATATAATCCAGAGATGGGCGTTCAGTTTTGGATTCGACGTGACGCAGGTGATTGGCTACGCTTGTTCCGCGATCCCACGCACCGCTCACGTAAATCTCGTGTTGCGCTTATGCGTAAGGAGATCGCTATGCTCGCGTGCCCATTTTCGGCATCGTTCGTATCTGCGTCATTTTGA
- a CDS encoding polysaccharide biosynthesis/export family protein — translation MRLATGLITAYQQLPWHWRHPAVYNSKTSFLLGAMLVSGVLAGCKTTTPNPDLPVGDAAYAIMPANTSPPTTYRIRPLDVLTVRVFGEPDISTDSLQVDQVGQIQVPLVGTLTAAGHSAPEVSREIAFLLGRRYLVDPQVAVSVKEVAPSYVSVEGEVKKPGVYEVNKDATLLSAIARAESPLATAKLNEIVVFRTINGQRLVARFNLKDIRTGISPDPAIMDGDVVMVGYSSMRGLLQDVLKAAPLFNAFAVLNRDL, via the coding sequence TTGCGTCTGGCCACCGGCCTCATTACTGCTTATCAGCAGTTGCCTTGGCATTGGAGACATCCGGCGGTGTATAATTCGAAGACGTCCTTCTTGCTCGGTGCCATGTTGGTTAGTGGTGTCCTTGCAGGTTGTAAAACGACTACCCCTAATCCGGATTTGCCCGTAGGCGATGCTGCCTATGCGATCATGCCTGCGAATACCTCTCCTCCGACAACTTATAGAATCCGCCCATTGGATGTGTTAACGGTTCGGGTTTTTGGCGAGCCTGATATTTCCACGGACTCGCTCCAAGTCGATCAGGTCGGCCAAATTCAAGTCCCTCTCGTCGGAACGCTAACTGCCGCAGGACATAGTGCGCCCGAAGTCTCAAGAGAAATTGCTTTTCTTCTAGGTCGTCGGTATTTGGTCGATCCGCAGGTGGCTGTGTCGGTCAAAGAAGTAGCGCCAAGCTACGTTTCTGTTGAAGGTGAAGTGAAGAAGCCTGGTGTCTATGAGGTAAATAAGGATGCGACCCTGCTCTCGGCGATAGCGCGCGCTGAGAGTCCTTTAGCTACGGCCAAACTCAATGAGATTGTTGTTTTCCGGACAATCAATGGTCAAAGATTGGTAGCGCGCTTTAATTTGAAAGATATCCGTACCGGTATCAGCCCGGATCCGGCAATTATGGACGGAGACGTAGTGATGGTTGGCTATTCCAGTATGCGTGGGCTTCTGCAGGATGTTTTGAAGGCTGCGCCGCTCTTCAACGCTTTCGCCGTTCTGAATCGGGATCTCTGA
- a CDS encoding WcaI family glycosyltransferase, with amino-acid sequence MKILFLGLNYAPEEIGIGLYSGDMTKAWAKAGHDVRVIAANPYYPAWKVFDGYSNKRWTRSTEAGVEVTRCPIYVPAKPSGLKRIAHHFSFLASALPRMLKAVVADKPDIVFTVAPSLIGAPLAWLAARLSGAKCWLHIQDFEMEAALATGLVNKGSIASRLGPWFERTVINMFDYTSSISPQMCAKLIEKGMPRDRVYQLRNWADIGAIRPFEGVSPYRAEWGIDTPYVALYSGNIANKQGIEVVLEAARLLRHRRDLTFVICGQGPNRANLEAAAADLDNIQFRDLQPRERLNELLGMANVHLMPQLAGAADLVLPSKLTNMLASGRPIVATADPGTGLGDEVEGCGVLTQPGSAPAFASGIETMLDHPALAASYAATARERAEERWSKDIVLDRLEARMARIANGMAAGGLAPA; translated from the coding sequence ATGAAGATACTTTTCCTTGGCCTAAATTATGCCCCTGAAGAAATCGGCATCGGGCTGTACAGCGGTGACATGACGAAGGCTTGGGCGAAAGCTGGGCATGATGTCCGGGTCATCGCGGCCAACCCGTACTATCCGGCGTGGAAAGTGTTCGATGGCTATTCAAACAAGCGTTGGACACGCTCGACAGAAGCCGGCGTCGAGGTCACTCGTTGCCCGATCTATGTGCCCGCAAAACCGAGCGGGCTGAAACGCATCGCCCATCACTTCAGTTTTCTGGCGTCGGCGTTGCCGCGGATGCTCAAAGCTGTTGTAGCCGACAAGCCTGACATCGTCTTCACGGTTGCGCCCTCTCTGATCGGCGCGCCGCTCGCCTGGCTCGCCGCACGTTTGAGCGGCGCAAAGTGCTGGTTGCATATTCAGGACTTCGAAATGGAAGCAGCCCTGGCGACCGGTCTGGTCAACAAGGGAAGCATTGCGAGCCGTCTCGGACCCTGGTTCGAGCGCACCGTTATTAACATGTTCGATTATACCAGTTCGATTTCGCCGCAGATGTGTGCAAAGCTTATCGAGAAGGGAATGCCTCGGGACCGTGTCTACCAACTGCGAAACTGGGCTGACATTGGCGCGATCCGGCCGTTCGAAGGCGTCTCGCCCTATCGTGCCGAGTGGGGGATCGATACACCCTATGTCGCTCTTTATTCGGGCAATATCGCCAACAAGCAGGGTATCGAGGTTGTCCTCGAAGCCGCACGCCTGCTCCGACACCGCCGCGACCTGACTTTCGTCATCTGCGGGCAAGGTCCAAACCGGGCCAATCTGGAAGCAGCCGCGGCCGATCTTGATAACATCCAGTTCCGCGATCTCCAGCCACGTGAGAGGTTGAACGAACTGCTCGGCATGGCCAACGTTCACCTCATGCCGCAACTAGCCGGCGCCGCAGATCTGGTTCTGCCATCCAAGCTGACCAACATGCTCGCCTCGGGTCGCCCTATCGTGGCGACTGCCGATCCCGGAACTGGGCTCGGCGACGAGGTCGAAGGGTGCGGTGTGCTGACACAACCAGGCTCCGCTCCTGCATTTGCGAGCGGCATCGAGACCATGCTGGATCATCCAGCATTAGCTGCAAGCTATGCTGCCACCGCACGGGAAAGAGCAGAGGAGCGCTGGTCTAAGGATATCGTTCTCGATCGTCTGGAGGCGCGAATGGCAAGGATAGCAAACGGAATGGCAGCCGGCGGCCTCGCCCCGGCGTAA
- a CDS encoding recombinase family protein produces MTGNNLIPATVLNRKAVVYVRQSTPGQVQNNLESQRRQYELVDVARRWGFRDVEVIDDDLGRTASAAVDRPGFERLVSGLCTGMVGAVLCLDASRLSRNGRDWHHLLELCGLVEARVIDLDGVYDPCRPNDRLLLGMKGSISEFELGILRTRMLDAARAKARRGELRLSVPIGYIWHRDYGLGLDPDLRVQEAIRLIFSRFRELGSARQVLISLTADNFHFPRPSDGRKRVSFDWVPLRYRSVISILKNPFYAGAYAYGKSEKRTEIVDGRARKSYGHGKPFGTWEVLLQDHHEGYIDWGEFERNQSLIAVNTFAKKGGIKSGRGGQALLAGLLTCGRCGRRLSVSYRGRPSHPYYQCKSINQMLAKPRCMTFGASRIDPAIGKEILSAVTPMAIEAAMEADRVHRDNLEERHRMMELDLQQARYEASLAERRYAACDPDNRLIAAQLEKSWESALRRVEACEAALTQARQIDAGIPIPDFAGIATDLEAAWSAPNVDTRCRQQLLRTLVTDIVADVDEEQREVILTIHWKGGQHSQLRIRKPNPGEHGQKTPEAALAVMRSMATRWSDADIAATLNRMGMQTGQGKTWTARRVGALRTVHKIHGYRSAEKNGEWLTLTEAAKKLGVTAHRVRRLIKEGVLPTEQVVPDAPHQIRAADLEKDEVTQFPRYRGPCRIKMENQKSLFPDV; encoded by the coding sequence ATGACGGGCAATAATCTCATTCCGGCCACGGTGCTTAATCGCAAAGCTGTCGTCTACGTTCGGCAGTCCACCCCGGGCCAGGTCCAGAACAACCTGGAGAGCCAGCGGCGTCAATATGAACTTGTCGATGTTGCGCGCCGCTGGGGATTCCGTGATGTCGAAGTGATCGACGATGACCTCGGCCGTACCGCCAGTGCCGCTGTCGACCGCCCTGGTTTCGAACGACTGGTGAGCGGCCTGTGCACAGGTATGGTCGGCGCAGTGCTGTGCCTGGACGCATCGCGCCTTTCCCGTAATGGTCGAGACTGGCATCACCTCCTGGAACTGTGCGGCCTGGTGGAAGCGCGCGTGATCGATCTCGATGGCGTTTACGATCCTTGTCGACCGAATGATCGCTTGTTGTTGGGCATGAAGGGCAGCATCAGCGAGTTTGAGCTCGGCATTTTGCGAACGCGCATGCTCGACGCAGCGCGCGCCAAAGCACGACGGGGGGAACTGCGCCTCAGTGTTCCGATCGGCTATATCTGGCACCGTGATTATGGTCTGGGGCTTGATCCTGATCTCCGGGTGCAGGAGGCGATCCGCCTTATCTTTTCGCGCTTCCGCGAGCTTGGTAGCGCCCGCCAGGTGCTGATTTCGCTCACCGCGGACAATTTCCATTTCCCCCGTCCTTCTGACGGGCGCAAAAGAGTGTCCTTCGATTGGGTGCCGCTTCGCTATCGGAGCGTCATTTCGATCCTGAAGAACCCGTTCTACGCTGGGGCATACGCCTATGGCAAAAGTGAGAAGCGGACAGAGATTGTCGATGGCAGGGCTCGCAAAAGCTACGGCCACGGCAAGCCTTTTGGAACGTGGGAAGTGCTGCTCCAGGATCATCATGAAGGCTACATTGATTGGGGCGAGTTTGAGAGGAACCAGAGCCTTATTGCCGTCAATACCTTTGCAAAGAAGGGCGGCATCAAATCGGGTCGTGGCGGCCAGGCTTTGCTTGCTGGTCTGCTCACCTGTGGCCGATGTGGAAGGCGGTTGTCTGTTTCCTATAGAGGGCGGCCAAGCCATCCCTATTATCAATGCAAAAGTATCAACCAAATGCTGGCCAAACCCCGATGCATGACTTTTGGCGCGTCTCGGATCGACCCTGCTATTGGCAAAGAAATATTGAGCGCCGTAACGCCAATGGCAATCGAGGCCGCAATGGAAGCTGACCGGGTGCATCGGGATAATCTGGAAGAGCGACATCGCATGATGGAGCTGGACTTGCAGCAAGCGCGATACGAGGCGTCTCTTGCTGAACGCCGCTATGCCGCTTGCGACCCTGACAACCGCCTGATCGCTGCTCAACTTGAGAAGAGTTGGGAATCCGCGCTCAGGCGCGTGGAAGCTTGTGAAGCTGCTTTGACGCAGGCAAGACAAATCGACGCTGGCATCCCAATCCCCGATTTTGCCGGCATTGCCACTGACTTGGAGGCTGCTTGGAGCGCACCAAACGTCGATACGCGGTGTCGCCAGCAACTCCTGCGCACTCTCGTGACTGATATCGTTGCCGATGTTGACGAAGAGCAACGTGAAGTCATTTTGACGATCCACTGGAAAGGTGGTCAACACTCTCAGCTGCGTATTCGCAAACCGAACCCTGGCGAACATGGCCAGAAAACGCCGGAGGCTGCCCTCGCTGTAATGCGGTCCATGGCCACCCGATGGTCCGACGCCGACATTGCCGCTACTCTGAACCGGATGGGAATGCAGACCGGACAAGGAAAAACGTGGACCGCACGCCGTGTCGGTGCACTGCGCACGGTCCATAAAATCCACGGATACCGATCTGCTGAGAAGAATGGGGAGTGGCTTACGCTGACCGAAGCCGCCAAAAAGCTCGGAGTTACGGCCCATCGCGTCCGTCGACTGATCAAGGAGGGCGTGCTGCCTACCGAACAAGTTGTACCGGATGCGCCGCACCAAATCCGAGCCGCAGACCTGGAAAAGGACGAGGTGACCCAGTTTCCGCGTTACAGAGGCCCGTGTCGCATCAAAATGGAAAACCAAAAGTCCCTGTTTCCGGACGTTTGA